A window from Acinonyx jubatus isolate Ajub_Pintada_27869175 chromosome E1, VMU_Ajub_asm_v1.0, whole genome shotgun sequence encodes these proteins:
- the LOC128313462 gene encoding LOW QUALITY PROTEIN: uncharacterized protein LOC128313462 (The sequence of the model RefSeq protein was modified relative to this genomic sequence to represent the inferred CDS: inserted 4 bases in 3 codons; deleted 5 bases in 3 codons; substituted 4 bases at 4 genomic stop codons): MGQTQTTPLSIMIDHFKDVRGRANNLSVEVRKGQWXFFCSSKWPTFNVGWPPEGTFDLPTIHRVRSIISQPKTGHLDQLPYMITWQDLVEDPPSWLKPFLASLPPEPKPILALQGTKKKKSLIQPSAPLYPVLQEGTEEELIFLPPYNPSRMPEEHHPPPPGEAEAVPRAGGGKAPLGSPPFTRXRAQREQSASTTDSTLLPLQTSGPPDTEGNQPHHYWPFATSDLYNWKAQNPKFSEKPAGLIDLLDSVLFTHQPTWDDCQQLLQVLFTTEERERILNEARKLVPGADRNPTTNQVQIDASFPLTRPQWDFNTAEGKERLRVYRQTLMGGLRMAARKPTNLAKVGNVQQGKDESPAAFLERIMEAFRTYTPMDPEAPESKAAVIMAFVNQSAIDIRRKLQKIDRLGEKSLQDLLVVAEKVYNNREPPEDKQARVMAAASSKQTRDLARILLSTTADFPEEXDRCLRQLADDSRKGKGTQGGGKQRLQKDQCAYCKGIGHWARDCPKRAGRKGSKTDRVKVLELDEISDWGSRGLDPLPEPRVTLKVEGTPVDFLVDTGAQHSVLRTPQGKLASKKSWVQGATGMSQYSWTTRRTVDLGMDRVSHSFMVIPECPYPLLGRDLLTKIGAQITFRQGGSQVTDGKGHPIQVLTMKLEDEYLLHQEALPREDNIDRWLQEFPSVWAETGGMGLAAHRTPVLVELKPGESPVRIKQYPMSQEARKGIQPHIQRLRSLGVLLPCQSAWDTPLLPVKKPHTNDYRPVQDLREVNKRVAXIHPTVPNPYTLLSSLAPSRVWYTVLDLKDAFFSLPLAPQSQPLFAFEWRDPEEGYSGQLTWTRLPQGFKNSPTIFDEALHEDLSEYRREHPGLTLLQYVDDILIAADKAKDCEQGTQDLLATLGALGYWASAKKAQICRERVSYLGYILEGGQRRLSDARKETVLKIPTPTSRREVREFLGSAGYCRLWVPGFAEIAKPLYEATKEGKTFKWTEKEEIAFNQLKKALLCAPALGLPDITKPFHLFVDEHKGIAKGVLTQALGPWNRPVAYLSKKLDPVAACWPPCLRIIAATPLLVKDADKLTLGQEIWITTPHAIEGVLKQPPDRWMSNTRMTHYQSLLLNPPRVRFHPSAALNPXTLLPDPDLGAPLHDCAGILEQVHGFRTELTDRPLPDAEATWFTDGSSFVQDGHRYAGAAVVTEMDTIWAEALPSGTSAQXAELIALTKALMLGAGKQLNIYTDSCYAFATAHIHGAIYQEXGLLTAEGQTIKNKQEILNLLTALWLPAKLAIIHCQGHQKADNPVARSNQKSDQAAKAVALTPVPTMTIQLPDPGDPVLPDQPKYFQEELQRIKKLPMAQEIKGWWYTPNKELVLPDQLGDSILEHMHRSTHMGARKLKDLIRHAGIKIHQQDTKIEQVVSACKTCQLTNARATSNKKGTRLRGTRPGAQWEVDFTEVKPGKYGFKYLLVFTDTFSGWVEAYPTKHETAQTMAKKLLEDILPRYSFPAMVGSDNGPAFILQVTQAVAKVVGANWKLHCVYRPQSSGQVERMNRTLKETLTKLTMETGGDWVTLLPYALYRVRNTPYTLGFTPYEIMFGRPPPVIPSLRAELIAEFKDQELFLSLRGLQRAHEGIWPRLRAIYEAGRTPTPHQYRPGDWVYIKRHHRETLEPRWKGPYIVVLTTPTALKVDGIATWVHHTHVRPADPSSIQKDVVTRWAISRDQHNPLKLKLQRI, translated from the exons atgggacagactcagactactcctctaagtattatgattgatcactttaaggatgtgaggggaagagctaacaatctcagtgtggaagtccgaaagggtcagtggtagtttttttgttctagcaagtggccaactttcaatgtcggatggccaccagaggggaccttcgacctccctaccatccaccgagtcaggagtatcatctctcagcctaagACGGGtcatcttgatcagctcccttacatgatcacttggcaggaccttgtagaagacccaccctcttggcttaagcccttcctagcctcgctccctccggagccaaaacccattcttgctttgcaggggacaaagaagaagaaaagtcttatccagccttcagcacccctctaccctgtcttACAGgagggtactgaagaagaattaatttttcttcccccgtataacccctctaggatgccggaagaacaccatcctccccctccgggggaggcagaggctgttccgagagcgggaggcggaaaAGCTCCATTGGGAAGCCCACCCTTTACCAGataaagggctcagagggagcaatctGCCTCCACCACCGACTCCACTCTTCTGCCCCTGCAAACCTCCGGACCCCCAGAcacggaggggaatcagccccatcactattggcctttcgccactagtgacctctacaattggaaagctcagaatcctaagttttccgagaaaccggcagggcttattgatttattagactctgttctttttacccatcagcccacgtgggatgattgccagcagcttttgcaggtcctgttcacgactgaagaaagagaaagaatcctcaatgaggcccgaaaactagttccggGAGCAGAcaggaatcccaccaccaaccaggttcagatagatgcctccttccccttaactcggccccagtgggatttcaacacggcagaaggtaaggagaggctccgggtctaccgccagactctaatggggggtctccgaatggctgctagaaagccaactaATTTGGcaaaggtaggaaatgtacaacagggaaaagatgaatctccggctgcctttttagaacggatcatggaggcgttccgtacctatacccccatggatccagaggctccggaaagcaaggcagctgttatcatggcctttgtaaaccaatcggccatagacattaggagaaaattacagaaaatagatagactaggagaaaaaagtctgcaggacttactggtggtagccgaaaaggtatataataaccgggagcctcctgaggacaagcaggctcgcgtcatggcggctgccagcagtaagcagactcgagacctggccagaatactactatctaccactgctgacttccccgaggaatgAGACCGctgtctccggcagctggcagacgactcaagaaaaggtaaaggaacc caagggggggggaagcagaggctgcagaaggatcagtgcgcatactgcaaggggatagggcattgggcccgagattgtccaaaaagggccggcaggaagggaagcaaaactgatcgagtaaaagtcctagagctagatGAAATAAGTGATTGGGGGAGTCGGGGTttggaccctctccccgaacccagggtaactcttaaagtggaggggacccctgttgacttccttgtcgacaccggagcacaacattcagtcctccgcaccccacaaggaaaactagccagcaagaagtcctgggtacaaggggcaactggtatgagccagtattcatggactacccgaagaacagtagatttgggaatggaccgggtatcccactcctttatggtaataccagaatgcccctacccgctgttaggacgggacttactgaccaagattggagctcagataactttcagacaa ggggggtctcaggtcaccgatggcaagggccaccccatccaggtactgaccatgaaactggaggatgaatacctcctccaccaggaggcgctcccgagagaggataatatagacagatggctacaagaattcccctcagtttgggcagagaca ggggggatgggactagccgctcacaggaccccagttctggtagagctcaagccaggagagagtccggtgaggatcaaacaataccccatgtctcaggaggcccggaaggggatccagccacatatccagagactacgaagcctaggggtactacttccttgccagtctgcctgggaCACCCCcctactgccggtcaaaaagcctcacacaaatgactaccgaccggtacaagacctccgggaagtaaataagagggtcgc tatacacccaactgttcccaacccatatactctcttgagctccttggcaccctccagggtctggtatactgtactagatttaaaggatgccttcttcagtctgccgttggcaccccagagccaacccttgttcgcctttgAGTGGCgtgatccggaggagggctacagtgggcaactcacctggacacggctacctcagggattcaaaaattcacccaccatcttcgatgaggcactacacgaggacctgagtgagtacagaagggagcaccctggcctcaccctcctaCAGTACgtagatgacatcctgattgctgccgacaaggccaaagactgtgagcaagggacccaggacctgctggctaccctgggggccttagGGTACTGGGCATCCGCgaagaaggctcagatatgcagggagagggtaagttacctgggcTATATCCTGGAGGGCGGACAGCGGCggttatcagatgccagaaaagaaactgtcctaaagatccctactcccacctcccgaagagaagtgagggaattcctaggatcagccggctactgccgcctctgggttccaggttttgctgagatTGCCAAgcccctatatgaagctaccaaagaggggaaaacatttaaatggactgaaaaagaagaaattgcctttaatcagttaaaaaaggccctcttatgtgccccagccctgggcctaccagacattacgaaacccttccacctctttgtagacgaacataagggaatagcaaaaggggttctaactcaagccttaggcccCTGGAACCGCCCAGTGGCTTACCTGTCTAAGAAACTAGACCCAGTGGCTGCCTGCTGGCcgccatgcctaagaattattgcgGCGACACCACTCCTAGTCAAGGACGCAGACAAACTgaccctaggacaggagatctggatcacgaccccacacgccattgaaggggtcctgaaacagcctccGGATAGATGGATGAGCAATACACGTATGACTCattaccagagcctcctactcaaccctccacgagtgcggttccaccccagtgcagccctcaatc gaaccctgctgcccgaccctgacctaggtgctccaCTACATGACTGTGCGGGAATCCTGGAACAAGTACATGGATTCCGGACGGAACTGACCGACCGGCCCCTCCCCGATGCCGaggctacttggttcactgatggcagcagctttgtgcAAGACGGACACAGGTATGCGGGTGCAGCGGTGGTCACCGAAATGGACACCATATGGGCGGAGGCTCTACCCTCTGGAACATCAGCCCAGTGAGCAGAGCTCATAGCCCTCACCAAGGCACTGATGCTGGGAGCTGGAAAACAGCTTAACATCTACACAGACAGCTGTTATGCATTTGCCACAGCTCATATTCATGGGGCAATTTATCAGG GGGGGTTACTGACGGCAGAAGGAcagactataaaaaataagcaggagatacttaacctgcttacggccttatggcttcctgccaagctagccattatccactgccaagggcaccaaAAAGCTGATAACCCAGTAGCTAGAAGTAATCAAAAGTctgaccaggcagccaaggcagtagcccttactccagtccccaccatgaccatacaACTACCGGACCcgggagacccagttttaccagaccagcccaaGTACTTCCAGGAGGAGTTACAGCGgatcaagaaactccccatggcccaggagataaagggatggtggtatacacctaacaaggagCTCGTGCTGCCAGACCAGCTCGGAGACTCAATATTAGAGCACATGCATCGGTCTACTCACATGGGGGcccgaaaattaaaagacttaatccgacatgccggaatcaagattcaccaacaggacaccaaaatagagcaagttgtatctgcctgcaagacctgccaactcaccaacgcgagagccacatcaaataaaaaaggaaccaggctcagaggcaccagaccgggagcccaatgggaagtcgacttcactgaagtcaaaccaggaaagtatggttttaaatatcttttagtatttacagacaccttctctggctgggtggaggcatacccaaccaagcatgaaacagCTCAGACgatggctaagaagctactagaagacatcttacccaggtataGTTTTCCTGcgatggtaggatcagacaatggaccagcttttatcttgcaggtaacacaggcagtagccaaggtggtgggggcaaactggaaattacattgtgtttataggccccagagctcaggacaggtagaaagaatgaatagaaccctaaaagagacccttaccaaattaaccatggagactggcggggactgggtgactctcctaccgtacgccctttaccgggttagaaacactccttacactctgggttttactccctacgagatcatgtttggcaggccaccccctgttattcccagccttcgagctgaacttattgctgagtttaaagatcaagaactttttctttccttgagagggctccagagggcgcacgagggCATTTGGCcacgcctccgtgccatctacgaggctggccgGACCCctacacctcatcagtacaggccgggagactgggtctatatcaagaggcaccaccgagagaccctcgagccgcgctggaagggaccctacatcgtggtgctGACAACCCCCACTGCTCTCAAAGTAGACGGCAttgcgacctgggtccatcacacccacgttcggccagcggacccctcctcgatccagaaggacgttgtcacgcgatgggccatcagtcgggaccaacacaacccgctcaagctcaagctacagcgcatttga